One stretch of Tepiditoga spiralis DNA includes these proteins:
- a CDS encoding metal ABC transporter ATP-binding protein, with translation MQKSKKIVMSVDQLNYKVENNEILRNISFNIYENEFVGIIGPNGAGKTTLIKILLNEIKEYQGKVNIYKKIGYVPQHDYFDKSFPIKAYEIVLMGMYKEIGIFKHYKKYHKEKVHELLKLLQIDYLYDRKVGKLSGGEYQRLMLARALASNPEILILDEPEAGVDKKGELLFYKTLKELNKNMTIIMVSHDLSMVFKETNKVMCLNHSLHCHKSTADMTADDLKKIYSESLEMLVHIDKPLKVVSKND, from the coding sequence ATGCAAAAATCAAAAAAAATTGTAATGTCAGTTGACCAATTAAATTATAAAGTTGAAAATAATGAAATTTTAAGAAATATAAGCTTTAATATTTATGAAAATGAATTTGTTGGAATAATAGGTCCAAATGGTGCAGGAAAAACAACTTTAATAAAAATTTTATTGAATGAAATAAAAGAATATCAAGGGAAGGTTAATATTTATAAAAAAATAGGCTATGTTCCACAACATGATTATTTTGATAAATCATTTCCAATAAAAGCATATGAAATAGTTTTAATGGGTATGTATAAAGAAATTGGAATATTTAAACATTATAAAAAATACCATAAAGAAAAGGTACATGAACTATTAAAGTTATTACAAATAGATTATTTATATGATAGAAAAGTTGGGAAACTCTCAGGAGGAGAGTATCAAAGGTTAATGCTTGCAAGAGCTCTTGCTTCAAATCCTGAAATTTTAATATTGGATGAACCAGAAGCAGGTGTTGATAAAAAAGGAGAACTTTTATTTTATAAAACTTTAAAAGAATTGAATAAAAATATGACCATAATAATGGTTTCTCATGATCTTTCTATGGTTTTTAAAGAAACTAATAAGGTTATGTGTTTAAATCATTCACTCCATTGCCATAAGAGTACAGCTGATATGACTGCGGATGATTTGAAAAAAATATACTCCGAAAGTTTAGAAATGCTAGTTCACATTGATAAACCTTTGAAAGTGGTGAGTAAAAATGATTGA
- a CDS encoding DUF4911 domain-containing protein, with protein MEKLEKKIDMEYDVYLKINKEDVHLITYLLEAEDHVMSVRNRVENGYIKIIVPGGLVDEALTLINSLNEQVKLEVVKIEPHNGIV; from the coding sequence ATGGAAAAATTAGAAAAAAAAATTGATATGGAATACGATGTTTATTTAAAAATAAACAAAGAAGATGTTCATCTAATAACATATTTATTAGAAGCAGAAGATCATGTAATGAGTGTTAGAAATAGAGTAGAAAATGGATATATTAAAATAATAGTTCCAGGAGGATTAGTTGATGAAGCATTAACTTTAATAAATTCATTAAATGAACAGGTTAAATTGGAGGTAGTAAAAATTGAGCCACACAACGGGATCGTTTAA
- a CDS encoding PhoH family protein, with translation MVKNYVLDTNTLIHDPKAIFNFQDNNVIIPFPVLEEIDKLKTRQDKVAKSARDVNRILDKLRKKGNLHSGIKLENGGILKIMTLNKNYDNEIPRYLGKSMDDFIIFYALYLQKTDPVKTIIVSKDLNLRVKADAMGIESQDYLTDKVDMELLPKGYISIKNEKLDIKKQKYIKDDILKDTELLPNMYINLNDILFRYKKSTNELIPLVVDLNTEIFGITPKNIEQVFAIDALLNPDIPFISLIGIAGTGKTLISIAAGLEMIFNLKLYKKILVSKPVIPMGKEIGFLPGNVEEKMKPWLQPIYDNLEFLFEGKGKKPDEFLMKKDILEIEVLSYIRGRSIPSQYMIIDEAQNLTPAEIKTIITRVGEGTKIILTGDPYQIDNPYLDASSNGLVYATNKFKNSELSSHVIMVKGERSNLATVAAKIL, from the coding sequence ATGGTAAAAAATTATGTACTTGACACCAATACTTTAATACATGATCCAAAAGCAATTTTTAATTTTCAAGATAATAATGTTATAATCCCATTTCCTGTTTTAGAAGAAATAGATAAATTAAAAACCAGACAAGATAAGGTTGCTAAATCAGCGAGAGATGTTAATAGAATCTTAGATAAACTTAGAAAAAAAGGTAATCTTCATTCTGGAATTAAATTAGAAAATGGTGGCATATTAAAGATTATGACATTAAATAAAAATTATGATAATGAAATTCCTAGATATTTAGGAAAGAGTATGGATGACTTTATAATTTTTTATGCTCTTTATTTACAAAAAACAGACCCTGTAAAAACTATAATAGTTAGTAAAGATTTAAATTTAAGAGTAAAAGCTGATGCAATGGGCATTGAAAGTCAAGATTATTTAACAGATAAAGTTGATATGGAATTACTACCCAAAGGATATATATCTATAAAAAATGAAAAACTAGATATAAAAAAACAAAAATATATAAAAGATGATATTTTAAAAGATACTGAACTATTACCAAATATGTATATAAATTTAAATGATATTTTATTTAGATATAAAAAAAGTACTAATGAGTTAATACCCTTAGTAGTTGATCTAAATACCGAAATATTTGGAATAACTCCTAAAAATATTGAACAAGTATTTGCAATTGATGCTCTATTAAATCCAGATATACCTTTTATAAGTCTTATTGGAATTGCTGGAACTGGAAAAACTTTAATTTCAATAGCTGCAGGATTAGAAATGATATTTAATTTAAAATTATATAAAAAAATATTAGTGTCAAAACCTGTAATACCTATGGGAAAAGAAATTGGATTTTTGCCTGGAAATGTTGAAGAAAAAATGAAACCATGGCTTCAACCAATATATGATAACTTAGAATTTTTATTTGAAGGAAAAGGTAAAAAACCTGATGAATTTTTAATGAAAAAAGATATTTTAGAAATAGAAGTTTTATCTTATATAAGAGGTCGTTCAATTCCATCACAATATATGATAATAGATGAAGCACAAAATCTTACACCAGCTGAAATAAAAACTATAATAACAAGAGTAGGAGAAGGAACAAAGATAATTTTAACTGGAGATCCATATCAAATAGATAATCCTTATTTAGACGCTTCTTCTAATGGATTAGTATATGCAACAAATAAATTTAAAAATAGTGAACTATCTTCACATGTTATAATGGTAAAAGGTGAAAGATCAAATCTTGCAACAGTTGCTGCAAAGATACTATAA
- the pduL gene encoding phosphate propanoyltransferase, with amino-acid sequence MKLKESGIVVGVSNRHLHLSQKDLEILFGKDHELKNIKDLKQPGQYAAEEVVTLVGPKGKMERVRVLGPVRKETQVEISKTDAFKLGVNPPVRDSGDLDGTPGIKIVGPKGEVELEKGLILAKRHIHMHTKDAEFYGVKDKDIVYVMCNTDGRKTIYGDVLIRVSEKYALEFHVDTDEANGAFLKTGDEIKIVEEL; translated from the coding sequence ATGAAATTAAAAGAATCAGGTATAGTAGTTGGGGTTTCAAACAGACATTTACACTTGTCTCAAAAAGATTTAGAAATTCTTTTTGGTAAAGATCACGAATTAAAAAACATAAAGGATTTAAAACAACCAGGACAATATGCAGCAGAAGAAGTAGTAACATTAGTTGGACCTAAAGGAAAAATGGAAAGAGTTAGAGTACTTGGTCCAGTTAGAAAAGAAACACAAGTAGAAATTTCAAAAACTGATGCATTTAAACTTGGAGTTAACCCTCCAGTTAGAGATTCTGGAGATTTAGATGGAACACCTGGAATAAAAATAGTTGGACCTAAAGGAGAAGTTGAATTAGAAAAAGGATTAATTCTTGCCAAAAGACATATTCATATGCATACAAAAGATGCAGAATTTTATGGAGTAAAAGATAAAGATATAGTTTATGTTATGTGTAATACAGATGGAAGAAAAACTATATATGGAGACGTTTTAATAAGAGTAAGTGAAAAATATGCACTTGAATTTCATGTTGATACAGATGAAGCAAATGGAGCTTTCTTAAAAACTGGAGATGAAATAAAAATAGTAGAAGAACTATAA
- a CDS encoding sigma-70 family RNA polymerase sigma factor, with protein MLRRMNIYKLIKYAQIGDNEAMGMILEKFEPMAKSVSAKYYGTWADFEDFVQVGFVGLIQAVYNYKETSNTKFSTFAYLNISSEIKSFITYLNRQKNKVLTEAIDIDNTLDDSSENGESFFETGEDEFKNILVSYIIDSSIETLKDDEKEMINLWRKGYSYSEISKKLKIKNKKIDNTIQKLKKILSKKESVYYKVQTFFGGGK; from the coding sequence ATGTTACGAAGAATGAATATATATAAACTAATAAAATATGCACAAATAGGAGATAATGAAGCCATGGGAATGATACTTGAGAAATTTGAACCTATGGCTAAATCTGTTTCTGCAAAATATTATGGAACTTGGGCAGACTTTGAAGATTTTGTTCAAGTTGGATTTGTTGGATTAATACAAGCAGTTTATAATTATAAAGAAACTTCTAATACAAAGTTTTCTACATTTGCATATCTAAATATTTCTTCTGAAATAAAGTCTTTTATTACTTATTTGAATAGACAAAAAAATAAGGTTTTAACAGAAGCTATCGATATAGATAATACACTTGATGATTCATCTGAAAATGGAGAAAGTTTTTTTGAAACAGGTGAAGATGAATTTAAAAATATACTTGTATCGTATATAATTGATTCGAGTATTGAAACTCTAAAAGATGATGAAAAAGAAATGATAAATCTTTGGAGAAAAGGTTATAGTTACTCTGAAATTTCTAAAAAACTTAAAATAAAAAATAAAAAGATAGACAATACTATTCAAAAATTAAAAAAAATTTTATCAAAAAAAGAAAGTGTTTATTATAAAGTACAAACTTTTTTTGGAGGTGGAAAATGA
- a CDS encoding YqeG family HAD IIIA-type phosphatase: protein MSHTTGSFKYIPLPRENQPDIYSIDYKKLKKYGFKTLFFDYDFTVTVWKEKKLNKKTLELFERLLNDGFNIAIVTNANKKRVEHVEKILNGKISVYSKMRKPGVKKLKKVIKEMNAEINTTAIIGDLFMTDILAGNKLGLYTILINPYTYGLDHGFKKTMAIVSRVLYFLFFYTIGWFFRVMDLAVPNEFKKNIFEIDYEKIKNTNHKLIIFDFDNTLVPWHTSTLSKEVTELFKKIQNLDMNILIASNGGAYRFDEIKKELKKLNISVMNMSLKPLNFKLLNKIKEYDYKSNECVLIGDQLYTDIIAGNSCGIYTIKVDPLSKTEGKWTKFVRRFEKISIKMMRKKPTLLKEEKSNEM, encoded by the coding sequence TTGAGCCACACAACGGGATCGTTTAAATACATACCTCTACCAAGAGAAAACCAACCAGATATTTATTCAATTGATTATAAAAAATTAAAAAAGTACGGATTTAAAACACTTTTTTTTGATTATGATTTTACTGTAACTGTATGGAAAGAAAAAAAATTAAATAAGAAGACGCTCGAACTCTTCGAGCGTCTTTTAAATGATGGATTTAATATTGCAATAGTTACAAATGCAAACAAAAAAAGAGTTGAACATGTAGAAAAAATATTAAATGGAAAAATAAGTGTTTATTCAAAAATGAGAAAACCTGGAGTTAAAAAATTAAAAAAAGTAATTAAAGAAATGAACGCAGAAATAAATACCACAGCAATTATAGGTGATTTATTTATGACTGATATACTAGCTGGAAATAAACTTGGACTCTATACAATCTTAATAAATCCATATACTTATGGATTAGATCATGGATTTAAAAAAACTATGGCTATTGTATCGAGAGTATTATATTTTTTATTTTTTTATACAATAGGATGGTTTTTTAGAGTTATGGATTTAGCAGTTCCAAATGAATTTAAAAAAAATATATTTGAAATTGATTATGAAAAAATAAAAAATACAAACCACAAACTTATTATTTTTGATTTTGATAACACACTTGTTCCTTGGCATACATCAACTCTAAGTAAAGAAGTAACTGAACTGTTTAAAAAAATACAAAACTTAGACATGAATATATTAATAGCTTCAAATGGTGGAGCATATAGATTTGATGAAATAAAAAAAGAATTAAAAAAATTAAATATAAGTGTAATGAATATGAGTTTAAAACCATTAAACTTTAAATTATTAAACAAAATAAAAGAGTATGATTACAAATCTAATGAATGTGTTTTAATTGGAGATCAGCTTTATACAGATATTATAGCAGGTAACTCATGTGGAATATATACAATAAAAGTAGATCCTTTAAGTAAAACTGAAGGAAAATGGACAAAATTTGTGAGAAGATTTGAAAAAATAAGTATAAAAATGATGAGAAAAAAGCCTACGTTACTCAAGGAGGAAAAATCTAATGAAATGTAG
- a CDS encoding metal ABC transporter permease, translating into MIEIFQYDFMIYAIIGSVLSGFSCAILSNFIVLKKMEFIGNGAAHTAFGGIALAILLGLNINLFGILTAIIFAVSIYFMGEKQKIQENSAIGMLLSLSMALGIIFLSLKKGYTPEITSYLFGDILMINKSDLNTLFVMLTIIILAVVLFNKELKFYTFNQRMAKIYGVPVNIINFLFLIIVSIVVVTSVKIVGIILITTLLITPGVMAKMWASTLNEMIVISSIFGIVSSFLGIIFSYFFNIPSGPSIVVTMFGFFVLSYILKLSINLLKKQ; encoded by the coding sequence ATGATTGAGATCTTTCAATATGATTTTATGATTTATGCAATAATAGGAAGTGTATTATCTGGATTTAGTTGTGCTATACTTTCTAACTTTATAGTTTTAAAAAAAATGGAATTTATTGGAAATGGAGCAGCACATACAGCCTTTGGAGGCATAGCTTTAGCTATACTTTTAGGATTAAATATAAATTTATTTGGTATATTAACGGCTATAATATTTGCAGTTTCAATATATTTTATGGGAGAAAAACAAAAGATTCAAGAAAATAGTGCAATTGGAATGCTTTTATCTCTTTCAATGGCTCTTGGTATAATTTTTTTATCTTTAAAAAAAGGATATACGCCAGAAATAACGAGTTATTTGTTTGGAGATATTTTAATGATAAATAAAAGTGATTTAAATACTTTATTTGTAATGTTAACTATAATTATTTTGGCTGTAGTACTCTTTAATAAAGAATTAAAATTTTATACATTTAATCAAAGAATGGCTAAGATTTATGGTGTTCCAGTAAATATAATAAATTTTTTATTTCTAATAATAGTATCAATTGTAGTTGTAACATCTGTTAAAATAGTTGGGATTATTTTAATAACAACATTATTAATAACACCTGGTGTAATGGCAAAAATGTGGGCAAGTACATTAAATGAAATGATTGTAATATCTTCAATTTTTGGCATAGTATCTTCATTTTTGGGAATAATTTTTTCGTACTTTTTTAATATACCATCTGGTCCTTCAATTGTAGTTACTATGTTTGGATTTTTTGTACTTTCATATATTTTAAAGTTAAGTATAAATTTATTGAAAAAGCAATAA
- the yqeH gene encoding ribosome biogenesis GTPase YqeH, translating into MKCSGCGIEIQTKDKNKPGYLPENILQEKQITGEKITCQRCFKLKHYNQLLPITVKSDFYPQLDKVLKDFKNIIWVIDVMDFEGTFREDISKKLKEKNIMLLVNKIDLLPKTLPLAELKKWIFDRVKDKINIKIENIRMVSAKKKFGMNRIFRILNEKNIKKALIMGVTNVGKSSLINSFSHNDVTISSYPGTTLKMIKTKIKKYDIEIYDTPGIEPKDRVCDMFDIFTQVKIIPKKEISRKTFKVEPGRIIFISGLVKFKVLELAKEELRPVFLVFAPENISIHDTNKEKAKELINNRKVLYPPFENNFNFDEIEFETKKYTINEGYDLSIPGLGWISVRRGPLVIEITSPKNVKLYIRKSMVSPK; encoded by the coding sequence ATGAAATGTAGTGGATGTGGAATTGAAATACAAACAAAAGATAAAAACAAACCTGGATATTTACCTGAAAATATATTACAAGAAAAGCAAATAACTGGCGAAAAAATAACTTGTCAAAGATGTTTTAAATTAAAACATTATAATCAACTTTTACCAATAACAGTAAAATCTGACTTTTATCCACAATTAGATAAAGTTCTAAAAGATTTTAAAAATATAATTTGGGTTATAGATGTTATGGATTTTGAAGGAACGTTTAGAGAAGACATTTCAAAAAAATTAAAAGAAAAAAATATAATGCTACTTGTTAATAAAATAGACCTATTACCTAAAACTTTACCTCTTGCAGAGTTAAAAAAATGGATATTTGATAGAGTTAAAGATAAAATAAATATAAAAATAGAAAATATTAGAATGGTAAGTGCAAAGAAAAAATTTGGTATGAATAGGATTTTTAGAATTTTAAATGAAAAAAATATAAAAAAAGCTTTGATAATGGGTGTTACAAATGTTGGTAAATCATCATTAATAAATTCGTTTTCTCATAATGATGTTACTATAAGTTCTTACCCAGGAACAACATTAAAGATGATAAAAACTAAAATAAAAAAGTATGATATAGAAATTTATGATACACCAGGAATCGAACCAAAAGATAGAGTTTGCGATATGTTTGATATTTTTACACAAGTAAAAATAATACCAAAAAAAGAAATATCAAGAAAAACATTTAAAGTAGAACCAGGTAGAATTATTTTTATAAGTGGTTTAGTAAAATTTAAAGTTTTAGAATTAGCAAAAGAAGAGTTAAGACCTGTATTTCTTGTATTTGCACCAGAAAATATAAGTATCCATGATACAAATAAAGAAAAAGCAAAAGAACTAATCAACAATAGAAAAGTTTTATATCCACCATTTGAAAATAATTTTAACTTTGATGAAATAGAATTTGAAACAAAAAAGTATACAATAAATGAAGGTTATGATCTTTCAATTCCAGGATTGGGATGGATATCTGTTAGAAGAGGACCATTAGTAATTGAAATAACAAGCCCTAAAAATGTTAAATTATATATAAGAAAATCAATGGTATCACCAAAATAG
- a CDS encoding class I SAM-dependent DNA methyltransferase, which produces MKSYEYYDKISNEYDSMYEDVYWKLHNKLIREVIMEKVLNLEGEKALDIGCGTGIWTNLLKDIGFDVYAIDPSENMVNITQKRLKKNKNIKVGFIENIEFEETFDVILAIGDILSYAKDPLKGIEEVRKHLNKDGLFIGTVDNLTRFIQDAFIQKEFNLMKKMKREKSVQIGLSQKMSFDSKLYTVNELESTLNAFFNEVELKGIMVFPFENDVEMYKYSYEIYELEKVFMNDKNHINNAEHLMFICKK; this is translated from the coding sequence ATGAAATCTTATGAATATTATGATAAAATTTCTAATGAGTATGATTCAATGTATGAAGATGTTTATTGGAAATTACACAATAAACTCATAAGAGAAGTTATAATGGAAAAAGTTTTAAATCTTGAAGGGGAAAAAGCGTTAGATATTGGTTGTGGAACAGGTATTTGGACTAATCTTTTAAAAGATATTGGATTTGATGTTTATGCTATAGATCCTTCTGAAAATATGGTTAATATAACTCAAAAAAGATTAAAGAAAAATAAAAATATAAAGGTTGGATTTATAGAAAATATTGAATTTGAAGAAACTTTTGATGTTATACTTGCAATAGGAGATATTTTGAGTTATGCAAAAGATCCTTTAAAAGGAATTGAAGAGGTTAGAAAACATTTAAATAAAGATGGACTTTTTATTGGAACTGTTGATAATTTGACAAGATTCATTCAAGATGCTTTTATTCAAAAGGAATTTAATCTTATGAAAAAAATGAAAAGAGAAAAAAGTGTACAAATAGGACTTTCTCAAAAAATGTCTTTTGACTCAAAACTCTATACAGTTAATGAATTAGAATCTACATTGAATGCTTTTTTTAATGAAGTAGAATTAAAAGGGATAATGGTTTTTCCATTTGAAAATGATGTGGAAATGTATAAATATTCATATGAAATCTATGAACTTGAAAAAGTTTTTATGAATGATAAAAATCACATAAACAATGCCGAACATTTAATGTTTATCTGTAAAAAATGA
- a CDS encoding HD domain-containing protein, which yields MDYIKKTYEFIKKEISFQEGSHNLDHTLRVLKNAVDIQKKEGGDYEIIVLSTLLHDIARNLELSGKISCHAEEGAKISKKFLREIGYEKYEEVAYCIKTHRYKKGIIPQTLEARILQDADRLDALGRIGVVRTLIHDSNRPLENSINHFYEKILKLKDTMNTKTAKNIAEKKHNIVLEFVKGLEEELNNKYTF from the coding sequence ATGGATTACATAAAAAAAACTTATGAATTTATAAAAAAAGAGATTTCATTTCAAGAAGGATCACATAATTTAGATCATACATTAAGAGTTTTAAAAAATGCTGTAGATATACAAAAAAAAGAGGGAGGAGATTATGAAATTATTGTTCTTTCAACTTTATTACATGATATAGCAAGAAATTTAGAATTATCTGGAAAAATTTCATGTCATGCTGAAGAAGGCGCAAAAATATCAAAAAAATTTTTAAGAGAAATAGGTTATGAAAAATACGAAGAAGTTGCTTATTGTATAAAAACGCATAGATACAAAAAAGGAATAATTCCTCAAACTTTAGAAGCAAGAATTTTACAAGATGCAGATAGATTGGATGCACTTGGAAGAATAGGTGTTGTAAGAACATTAATACATGATAGTAATAGGCCATTAGAAAATTCAATAAATCATTTTTATGAAAAAATTTTGAAGTTAAAAGACACAATGAATACTAAAACCGCAAAAAATATAGCAGAAAAAAAACATAATATTGTTTTAGAATTTGTGAAAGGATTAGAAGAAGAATTAAACAATAAGTATACTTTTTAA
- the leuS gene encoding leucine--tRNA ligase: protein MEKEYNPGSFEQKWRKKWEDEGIFKTPQYSEKEKFYNLIMFPYPSGTLHVGHVKNYVIGDVIARYKRMKGFNVLHPFGYDSFGLPAENAAIKNGNIHPETWTYKNIDIIRNQIKNLGISYDWDREIMTCSEDYYKWTQWLFVKFYEKGLAYKKKAAVNWCPSCNTVLANEQVVSGKCERCGTEVEMKQLEQWYFKITDYAEKLLQGIEKLDGWPENVKTMQKNWIGKSYGAEVEFKIENSNETFKVFTTRPDTLFGVTFMALAPESPLVETLTTKEQKEEVKNFMNRLSQQDKFKRIAEGAKKDGVFTGSYAINPVNGEKIPIYVANYILFEYGTGAIMAVPAHDQRDFEFAKEFDLPIRVVILPEGKDLNAKEMTEAHVAEGIMLNSGKFNGMKNKEALKEIAKWLEEEKIGKMTTQYKLRDWLISRQRYWGAPIPIVYCEKCGAVPVPEKDLPVKLPKNVEFDETGKSPLVGNKEFVETTCPVCGGKAKREVDTMDTFVDSSWYYLRYINPKMTDKIFDKKDVNNWLPVDQYIGGVEHAILHLLYSRFITKVLNDMELIDFDEPFTKLFTQGMIYKDGAKMSKSKGNVVSPEDIIKKYGTDALRTYILFIGPPEKDAEWNDSGIDGIYRFLNRVWNNYVKFIEKIRDIELNTVEVKTKEEKNLRRKLHQMIEKITRDIEGSFQFNTAISGMMEITNELSHYLKNVKEESWNLKLLKEVGRDFAIMISPIAPHLSEELWSLMGNNETILKAEWPKVDKKALEVDELKIIVQVNGKVRNTIMISPDEKEDKVKEIALNDERVKKFIEGKNIVKVIYVPKKLVSIVIKGDK, encoded by the coding sequence ATGGAAAAAGAATACAACCCCGGTTCATTTGAACAAAAATGGAGAAAAAAATGGGAAGATGAAGGGATTTTTAAAACACCACAATATTCAGAAAAAGAAAAGTTTTATAACTTAATAATGTTTCCGTATCCATCTGGAACATTGCATGTTGGACATGTAAAAAATTATGTTATAGGGGATGTTATTGCAAGATACAAAAGAATGAAAGGTTTTAATGTTTTACATCCTTTTGGATATGATTCATTTGGATTACCTGCAGAAAATGCTGCAATAAAAAATGGAAATATTCATCCAGAAACATGGACTTATAAAAATATAGATATTATAAGAAATCAAATAAAAAACTTAGGAATAAGTTATGATTGGGATAGAGAAATTATGACTTGTTCAGAAGATTATTATAAATGGACACAATGGTTATTTGTAAAATTTTATGAAAAAGGTCTTGCTTATAAGAAAAAAGCAGCTGTTAATTGGTGTCCAAGTTGTAATACAGTTCTTGCTAATGAACAAGTAGTTTCAGGAAAATGTGAAAGATGTGGAACAGAAGTTGAAATGAAACAACTTGAACAATGGTACTTTAAAATTACAGATTATGCTGAAAAATTATTACAAGGAATAGAAAAATTAGATGGATGGCCTGAAAATGTAAAAACTATGCAAAAAAACTGGATAGGAAAGAGCTATGGAGCAGAAGTTGAATTTAAAATAGAAAATTCAAATGAAACTTTTAAAGTATTTACAACAAGACCAGATACATTATTTGGTGTTACTTTTATGGCGCTTGCTCCAGAATCACCACTTGTTGAAACTTTGACAACAAAAGAACAAAAAGAAGAAGTTAAAAATTTTATGAATAGACTTTCACAACAAGATAAATTTAAAAGAATAGCTGAAGGTGCAAAAAAAGACGGAGTATTCACTGGAAGCTATGCAATAAATCCAGTGAATGGTGAAAAGATTCCAATATACGTTGCAAACTATATTTTGTTTGAATATGGTACAGGAGCTATTATGGCTGTTCCTGCCCATGATCAAAGGGATTTTGAATTTGCAAAAGAGTTTGATTTACCAATAAGAGTTGTTATTTTGCCAGAAGGAAAAGATTTGAATGCGAAAGAAATGACTGAAGCACATGTTGCTGAAGGAATAATGTTGAATTCAGGAAAGTTCAATGGAATGAAAAATAAAGAGGCATTAAAAGAAATTGCAAAATGGTTAGAAGAAGAAAAAATTGGAAAAATGACAACTCAATATAAATTGAGAGATTGGTTAATTTCAAGACAAAGATATTGGGGAGCACCTATTCCAATTGTATACTGTGAAAAGTGTGGAGCTGTACCAGTACCTGAAAAAGATTTACCAGTAAAACTTCCAAAAAATGTTGAATTTGATGAAACTGGAAAAAGTCCTTTGGTAGGGAACAAAGAATTTGTTGAAACAACTTGTCCAGTTTGTGGTGGAAAGGCAAAACGTGAAGTTGACACAATGGATACCTTTGTTGATTCATCTTGGTATTATTTAAGGTATATAAATCCAAAGATGACAGATAAAATTTTTGACAAAAAAGATGTAAATAATTGGCTTCCTGTTGATCAATATATTGGTGGAGTAGAGCATGCGATTCTTCATTTGCTATATTCTAGATTTATAACAAAAGTTTTGAACGATATGGAATTAATAGATTTTGATGAACCATTTACTAAATTATTTACTCAAGGAATGATTTACAAAGATGGCGCAAAAATGTCAAAATCAAAAGGAAATGTGGTTTCTCCAGAAGACATAATAAAAAAATATGGCACAGATGCACTTAGAACTTATATACTGTTTATAGGTCCACCTGAAAAAGATGCTGAATGGAATGATAGCGGTATAGATGGAATATACAGATTTTTAAATAGAGTATGGAATAATTATGTTAAATTCATTGAAAAGATAAGAGATATTGAATTAAATACAGTAGAAGTAAAAACAAAAGAAGAAAAAAATCTAAGAAGAAAATTACATCAAATGATAGAAAAAATAACTAGAGATATAGAAGGAAGTTTTCAATTTAATACAGCAATTAGTGGTATGATGGAAATAACAAATGAACTTTCACATTATTTAAAAAATGTAAAAGAAGAATCTTGGAATTTGAAACTTTTAAAAGAAGTTGGAAGAGATTTTGCAATAATGATTTCACCTATAGCTCCTCATTTATCAGAAGAACTTTGGAGTTTAATGGGAAACAATGAAACAATTTTAAAAGCAGAGTGGCCTAAGGTTGATAAAAAAGCATTAGAAGTTGATGAATTAAAGATAATAGTTCAAGTAAATGGAAAGGTAAGAAACACAATAATGATTTCTCCAGATGAAAAAGAAGATAAAGTAAAAGAAATTGCTTTAAATGATGAGAGAGTAAAAAAATTTATAGAAGGTAAAAATATTGTAAAGGTAATTTATGTTCCTAAAAAGCTTGTTAGCATAGTTATAAAGGGGGATAAATAA